The window GCGTGCGCGCTTCCGCATTGTCCTGCTTGTCCATCTGCGCCTTGTCCTCAGCCTGTAATCCTTCGGGACCCAGATAAAACGCGTTGAGGAAATCGAGCTTCCGTTCCTTCCCCTCGGCGATCTCATCCAGACCAGATTCCATCTTCGAGGTGAAATCGTAGTCGATGAACCGGGCAAAGTGTTGTTCCAGGTATTGGCAGACGGCGAATCCCATGAACGTAGGGACCAGAGCCCCTCCATCCTTGGTTACATACGCACGGTCGAGCAACGTCTTGATGATCGTCGCATAGGTGCTCGGCCTTCCTATGCCACGTTTTTCCAGTTCCTGCACCAGCGACGCTTCGGTATACCGCGCCGGCGCCTTGGTCTGGTGTTCCTCATCGACCAACTCCAGGAGCTTCTCCGTCTCCCCTTCGGTCAGGGAAGGCAGCAACGTCTCCTTGTCGGCCAACGCGGCCTCCGGATCATCACTTCCCTCCACGTAGGCGCGAAGAAAGCCGGGGAACAGGATTTCCGTACCGGTGGCGACGAACGTCGCGCCGTCACGGGTGACCGTCACCGTGGTGGTCGCCTTGCGGGCATCGGCCATCTGGCAGGCAAGCGTACGCTTCCAGATCAAATCGTACAGCAACCGTTCCCGTCCGGTTAGCTCTGTTTCCTCCGGCGTGCGGAAGTGATCCCCCGCGGGACGAATCGCCTCATGGGCTTCCTGGGCACCCGCCGTATGGGCGGCGAAATGCCGTGGCTCTGGAGAAAGGAACTCTTTCCCGTACAACCCTTCCACCGATTCCCTGGCCGCCCGCGTCCCCTCCTCGGAGAGCGTCGGGCTGTCGGTCCGCATGTAGGTGATGTACCCGTTCTCGTAGAGCAGCTGCGCCACGCTCATCACCAGCGAGGAGCTCCAGTGGAACTTCTTGATGGCGTCCTGCTGCAGTGTGCTGGTGGTGAACGGAATGCTGGGATGGGTGAGAAACGGTTTCTTCTGGATGGAGGAGACGATCCACGGCCCATCTTTCAGACGGGAAAGGAAGCCATCGATCATCCCTTTGTCACAGAGCACCGTCCCTTCCTTGCCTTTGTACGCTCCGGTGATCGAATCGAAATCCTTGCTCTGGGCAAGCGTCTTGCCGTCGATGGAGACCATCCGGGCCTGGTACGACTGCCCGCCGGCGCTTTGCAGCGTGGCGACGGCATCGTAGTACAGGCTCTTCTGGAACAGGATACGTTCCCGCTCCCGGTCAACCGTCAGCCTGAGGCCAACCGATTGCACCCGGCCGGCGGACAACTTCTTGTTGGCCAGCTTCTTCCACAGGATCGGGCTGATGCTGTAGCCGTACAGGCGGTCCACCACCCGGCGTCCCTCTTGGGCCTGGACCAGATTCTCATCCACGTCACGACCCGAGGTGAGCGCCTTTTCGATGGCGCTTTTGGTGATTTCATGAAACACCATCCGCTGGTACGGTACTTTTGGCTTGAGCACCTGCAAGAGATGCCAGCTGATCGACTCCCCTTCCCGGTCCTCATCAGTCGCCAACAACAAACGATCTGATTTGGCCAGCTCGCTTTTCAGCTGAGCGATCAACGGGGCTTTGCCGTCAACAATGTGGTAATTGCAGGCATATCCATGCGCCACATCAATATCCATTTCCTTCTCACCCAAGTCCCTGATGTGCCCTTTGCTGGCGATCACCTTGTACTGTTTGGGGAGAAAACGGGATATGGTTTTCGCCTTGGTGGGGGACTCGACGATGATCAGCGTTTGCTTCGATGGTTCCATGGATTACTCCTGCTCGACGTTCAGGTTTCAACTATATACCGAGCGCACAAGAATTTGTCAACTCAAAGCAACCACAAGCAACACGCAGTTACTCTTCCACGAGCGTGAATTTCCCGTCTGAACCCTTCTCCGGATTGTTGAAAATGCCTGTCGCGGCCAGTCCGCTTCCCGTCGTCCAGAAGACACAGGCACGCTTCCCTTCCTTGGTGATGATGAACTGGTAGAAGCTCTGTGTCGTGAACGTCATTCCCAACGCTTTGCTCTTCACTTCCACCTGTACGCCGGTGGCGTCCTGAGTGACGGAACTGACCAGAAACCTGCTTGGTTTGGCGCTGGTGGTGTTGAACATCAGTCCATTGGCCCGGTACACCTCCGCCGAAGGATCGTCATAGTCCACCCAGGAACCGATCACCTCTGCCGGGCTGATCACCTGAAGTCCCAGTCCGGGTAATTCACTTTTGATGATCATTTGGCCACCGGGAACATCATCCACCACGTAGTGGAGCATGACGCACCGACCTTTGTTGTCATTGTCCGTTGGATTGGTCCATCGGTACGAACCGCTCCAGCTGGTCGTCTCCACCGTCACCTGGGCGGCATCCAGCGTCCGGTCGGACGCGTCCCGGGATGCGACGATCACCTGGTAGCGATGATTGGACAGCAGCGGATTGGCGTTTCCGCCAACGGTACAGGAGAAAATATTACCGCCGAACCGCGCCACCGGTTGGTTGTCCAGATACACGTCATAATGACTCGTCCCCTCGACGGACGACCAGGAAACCACCGCCTGATTGGGATAGCTCCGTTCCACCGTGACCGTAATCGCCCATACACACATTCCTGCAAGCAGAAGCGCCAGGGAGGCAACAAACCGTTTCATGTTCCCACTGTACCATATTGCTTGCCCATGGAGCAAGAAAAAGCTACTGTGTTGCCATGACGGTCGAACTGGTATCCTGTTGTTATGAACGGGGAAATTTCAGCTTTCCCCTGGGGGCGCTCTGTGTCCAGGAAGCGCTCCGCCAGGCAGGAATCCCGTCCCACCTGTCCAACTGTTACCTCTCTGATGATCCCCGCAAGGCCGCTTCCCGTATTTCCGCCGATGTGGTGGGGATCTCCGTCTACCTGTGGAACCGTTCGTGGTTCGACCAGTTCGTCACTGCACTGAAGAAACGGAACCCTCAGGTGATCCTGTTCGCCGGAGGCACCGAGGTGACAGGCCAACCCGATGAGCTTCGACCTGTCCCTGTACCGCTTCCTCATCCTCGGAGAAGGGGAAGAAAGCGTTCCCCGAGCCTTGATGGCGATCAAGGAAGGAAGAGAGATTCCCACGGGAGGCGGCATCGCCACCAAAGGGAGCCTGCTCATCCCGGGATGCCCTGAGCACCTTGAGGATCTCTCTTCCGTCCTGCTCTCCCATACGGCGGACCCGTTCCTCAAACAAAGCGACACGGTACTGTGGGAACTGACCCGGGGGTGCCCGTACCACTGCGCCTTCTGTTTCGAGTCCAAAGGCGTGCGGTCTGTCCGGCACTATCCGATGGACCGCATCACCAAGCAGAGCTGGACTACCTGGTCAGTCACCATGTGCACAATGTCTTCGTGCTGGATCCGACGTTCAACATGGACAAGAAACGGACCAAGGAGATGCTTTCCCTGTTGGTCGAGAAAGCCCCGGACATCCATTTCACCTTTGAAAACCGGGCGGAACTGCTTGATGAGGAGATGGTCCGTCTGTATGGGCAGTTGGACTGTTCACTGCAACTGGGCATGCAGTCCAGCGATCCTGTAGTGCTCAAAGCCATCGACCGGGCGGCCAACATGACGGCGTTCGAGAACGGCGTACGCATGCTGGTCAAGGAAGGTGTCTCCTTCGGCCTTGATGTGATCATCGGGCTTCCGGGAGACACCTTGGAAGGGTTCTTCCACAGCTTGGACTACGCCATTTCGTTGAAACCGAACAACATTGACCTGTTTTTACTCTCCTTGCTTCCCGGCACGACGCTCGCCGACCGCGCTGATCGGCTGGGCCTCAGGCACCAGGAACAGAACCCCTACCTGTTGATCGAAAGCCCGACCTTTCCCAAAGAAGACATCGCCACGGCGCTGTCCGTCAAAACCGCCGTTGACCTGTTCTACACCAAAGGACAGGCCTATCAATGGTTCCCCCTCCTGGAAGAGGCAGGCGGCATGAAAGCCCATCAATTGATGTTGGATTTCGCCACGTTCCTAACAACCCAGCATCCCGAAGAAACGGATGTCTATGAACTGCAGGACCGTTTCGTCAAGAAGGTGCTCAAACGGCAAGGGAAAACGTCACTTCCTTCCCGCCCTGACCTCTTACATGGAACTGTACCAGGGCATCGCGTTCCTGCTGGAAACCGGAGAGTCCCCCATTGTACAGTTGCAGTACGACCCCAACGACCTGACAAAGCTGGAACAGATGCCGTTGTCCCAGTTCACCAAGGAAGTGAAACGACGTCCGTGCACGCTGTCCATCATCAGGGAGCGGGACGGATCGGTCGGATTCCTGGTTCCTTGAGATTGCCACTTCGTTCCAATTGGCGTACAGTTACTTCGGTATGAAACGAATTCTTCCCCTCATGATGATCGTGTCATTGGTGCTCAGTGGATGCGCGGTGACGGAAAAACTCTCCATCAATCCTGCCGGAGACGGCAGATCAGATCTCGCGCTGTCCGCCGAGCCGTTCTTCATCGATGTCCTGAATGATTTCGAGGAGTTTTCCGACACCAAGAATCCTGAGTCGGTGATGGACAAGGCGGTATCCGACATCCAGAAGAACCTGCAGCGGGGAACAGGCACATCCCAGGTATCGTTCACCAAAACAGGAGAGCGCAGCTACGAAGGGGTCTTTTCCTTCTCCAGCATCTCCCGCCTGCTTTCCGACCTTGGGGCGGATCCCGACCAGAGCCTGTTGACCGTCAAGGACAATACGATGACATTCTACCTGGATCTGGAGAACTACCCCCAACTGACCAAAGTGATCCCGTTCTTGGCGGACAAGAACTTCGAGCCATTCGGCCCGACGTACAACCAAGGCATCTCCGCGGAGGATTATCTTGAGATGATCAGCTTTATGCTGGGCGACGAAGGACCGGATGCCATCACCTCGTCCTCCATCGTCCTGGACCTCCAGACACCGGGGGATATCACGGCGGTCAGCGGAGGCACGAAGACAGGCCCGCGAAGCTTCCGCTTCCAGTTCCCGCTCCTCGATTTCCTCCTGCTGCAAAAGCCCATCCAGTGCAGTGTGAGCTGGAAGAACTGATCTATTTCGCCTGCTTGTTCACGTTGAACAGGAAGTGCATGATGTCTCCATCCTGCACGACGTAGTCCTTCCCTTCCATGCGGAGTTTTCCGGCTTCCCGGATCTTCTCCTCACTCTTGAAGGTGAACAGGTCGTTACAGTTGTACACCTCGGCCTTGATGAACCCTTTCTGGAAATCGGTGTGGATGATGCCGGCCGTCTCCGGGGCTTTCATCCCCGCCTTGAACGTCCACGCGCGGTCCTCGTCGGGACCGGCAGTGAAGAACGTCCTCAACCCCATGATATGGTAGGCATGCTGGATCAACCGGTTCAGGCCGGACTCCTCCAAGCCAACCGATTCCAGGAACTCCTTCTTGTCGTTCTCATCATCCAGCGCGGCGATCTCCGCTTCCATCTTGCCGCAGATCACCACCACCTCGGCGTGTTCCTCCGCAGCGATGGCGCGCACCGTCTTCACGTAGTCGTTGTCCGTCGTCGCGTGGTCTTCGTCGACATTGCAGACGTACACCACCGGCTTCTGGGTGATCAAATGGAGATCGTACAGGAGCCCAAGCTCCTCTTCATCCAAGCCAAGCGAGCGGACCGCCTTCCCATCGCCCAATCCCGCTTTGACCTTCTCCAACAGCGGCAGATACTTTTCCATCGCCTTGCGGTCCTCAGGCGTCATGCTCCTGGTCAGTTTGACCTGCTTGGCATACCGGTTCTCCACCGTGTCCAAATCGGCAAGGGCCAACTCCGTGTTGATCGTATCGATGTCGCTTTTCGGATCCACCTTGTTGTTCACGTGGATGACATCAGCATCATCGAAGCAACGGACCACGTGGGCGATGACGCCCACCTCCCGAATGTTGGCGAGAAACTGGTTCCCCAGTCCTTCACCCTTGGACGCGCCGGCGACCAAACCGGCGATATCGACAAATTCAAACGTGGCGGGAATCAGCCGCTGCGGGGGGATCAACGCCTTGATCTGGTCAAGCCGTTTGTCCGGGACGTTGACGATGCCCACGTTCGGATTGATCGTACAAAATGGATAGTTCGCAATTTCCGCGGGGGCGGCCGTCAGAGCGGAGAAAATGGTTGATTTCCCCACGTTGGGCAGTCCGACGATTCCACAATTCAGACCCATAGGATACCTCTCCACGAGAGTGTAGCACGATACGTGCTTTGGCTCAATGCGAAACAGGCCGCAGGGGGGTCGGGAGACTGCACAAACCGGGAAAACACGATAGACTGTGCGGTATGTACGAAACCAAAGAAGCGCCGGCAAAGGCGTTGCTGTTTTCCCTGAAGGAAGACGGGTCCGACCCGTTGATGGAAGCGTTGAACCGTGAGGAGCTGGAAAGCCTGGTCTCCACATTGGGGGACGAGGTGCTCTCCAGCGAAGAGATACCGGTACGGACCATCAGTCCTGCCACCTACATCGGCAGTGGCAAGGTCCAGGAGATCAAGGAAGAGATACAGGAGAAGGACGCCAACCTCGTCGTCTTCAACATGATTCTCTCCCCCCGTGTCCAGCGGAACCTGGAGAAGGCATGGGAGACCCCGGTGATCGACCGCGAGGAGGTGATCCTCCGGATCTTCGCCCAGCGGGCCAGGACGAAGGAAGCCAAGCTCCAGGTGGAACTGGCCAGCCTGCAGTATCAGCGGCCACGCCTCAGACGGATGTGGACCGGGCTGAACCGGCAGCACGGTGGATTCTACGGGACCAAGGGAGAAGGAGAGACCCAGCTGGAACTTGACCAGCGGATCATCGATGACAAGATCGTCCAGCTGAAAAAGGATCTTGCCAAGGTATCCAAGGACCGGGAGATGCAGCGGCAAAGCAGGATGCGCAGCCCCCTGCCCCGTTGCGCCATCGTCGGCTACACCAACAGCGGTAAATCATCCCTGCTGAACCTTCTCGCTCCGGATGCCGGAGTCCTGGTGGAGGACAAGCTGTTCGCCACCCTTGATCCCACCACCCGGATGGTCAAGCTCCCCGGAGGGGAAGAGATGTTGCTCTCTGATACGGTAGGATTCGTCAGCAACCTTCCCACCCATCTGGTGGAAGCGTTCAAGAGCACGCTGGAAGAAGCCAAGTACGCCGATTTCCTGATCATCGTCTGCGACGCATCCCACCCGGACATGCTCTCCTGCTGGAATACGACGAAAACGGTACTTGAAGAGCTCTCCTGCGCCGACAAACCGGCCATCGTGTTCATCAACAA of the Sphaerochaeta sp. genome contains:
- the ychF gene encoding redox-regulated ATPase YchF, which encodes MGLNCGIVGLPNVGKSTIFSALTAAPAEIANYPFCTINPNVGIVNVPDKRLDQIKALIPPQRLIPATFEFVDIAGLVAGASKGEGLGNQFLANIREVGVIAHVVRCFDDADVIHVNNKVDPKSDIDTINTELALADLDTVENRYAKQVKLTRSMTPEDRKAMEKYLPLLEKVKAGLGDGKAVRSLGLDEEELGLLYDLHLITQKPVVYVCNVDEDHATTDNDYVKTVRAIAAEEHAEVVVICGKMEAEIAALDDENDKKEFLESVGLEESGLNRLIQHAYHIMGLRTFFTAGPDEDRAWTFKAGMKAPETAGIIHTDFQKGFIKAEVYNCNDLFTFKSEEKIREAGKLRMEGKDYVVQDGDIMHFLFNVNKQAK
- the topA gene encoding type I DNA topoisomerase translates to MEPSKQTLIIVESPTKAKTISRFLPKQYKVIASKGHIRDLGEKEMDIDVAHGYACNYHIVDGKAPLIAQLKSELAKSDRLLLATDEDREGESISWHLLQVLKPKVPYQRMVFHEITKSAIEKALTSGRDVDENLVQAQEGRRVVDRLYGYSISPILWKKLANKKLSAGRVQSVGLRLTVDRERERILFQKSLYYDAVATLQSAGGQSYQARMVSIDGKTLAQSKDFDSITGAYKGKEGTVLCDKGMIDGFLSRLKDGPWIVSSIQKKPFLTHPSIPFTTSTLQQDAIKKFHWSSSLVMSVAQLLYENGYITYMRTDSPTLSEEGTRAARESVEGLYGKEFLSPEPRHFAAHTAGAQEAHEAIRPAGDHFRTPEETELTGRERLLYDLIWKRTLACQMADARKATTTVTVTRDGATFVATGTEILFPGFLRAYVEGSDDPEAALADKETLLPSLTEGETEKLLELVDEEHQTKAPARYTEASLVQELEKRGIGRPSTYATIIKTLLDRAYVTKDGGALVPTFMGFAVCQYLEQHFARFIDYDFTSKMESGLDEIAEGKERKLDFLNAFYLGPEGLQAEDKAQMDKQDNAEARTLHLPQISDDNPIKVGPYGCYVQKPMGEGEKPEAIPIPSEWMPGTVTDEMVKDLLAKGKQSNRRQPVELGDGIQLLDGKFGPYWQKGDKRASVPSWADDEQAKDPRFAQRYLSLPRVLGKNEKGEEVFATVGKYGPYVGCNGTYRNLNKTDKDAQLFAITLEEALSLLSQEKAPSRSYRMKKTPRTKTVEPLFTYGQFEGKQVELAHGRFGFYVRHDGNNYSLPYAYKKDEAKAKGLSLDDVIEVIKDKRQKGTT
- a CDS encoding cobalamin-dependent protein (Presence of a B(12) (cobalamin)-binding domain implies dependence on cobalamin itself, in one of its several forms, or in some unusual lineages, dependence on a cobalamin-like analog.), translating into MTVELVSCCYERGNFSFPLGALCVQEALRQAGIPSHLSNCYLSDDPRKAASRISADVVGISVYLWNRSWFDQFVTALKKRNPQVILFAGGTEVTGQPDELRPVPVPLPHPRRRGRKRSPSLDGDQGRKRDSHGRRHRHQREPAHPGMP
- the hflX gene encoding GTPase HflX, producing the protein MYETKEAPAKALLFSLKEDGSDPLMEALNREELESLVSTLGDEVLSSEEIPVRTISPATYIGSGKVQEIKEEIQEKDANLVVFNMILSPRVQRNLEKAWETPVIDREEVILRIFAQRARTKEAKLQVELASLQYQRPRLRRMWTGLNRQHGGFYGTKGEGETQLELDQRIIDDKIVQLKKDLAKVSKDREMQRQSRMRSPLPRCAIVGYTNSGKSSLLNLLAPDAGVLVEDKLFATLDPTTRMVKLPGGEEMLLSDTVGFVSNLPTHLVEAFKSTLEEAKYADFLIIVCDASHPDMLSCWNTTKTVLEELSCADKPAIVFINKMDKPFDMFAVNRLKTLSPIVVTGSVTEKSNIDVLDDVILDMIHRLSPVMDLTIPEDRYDLVARIRREGQIITIDYSGEGVHLTARVQNPSLRDLLEPFLAFAKA
- a CDS encoding radical SAM protein, with the translated sequence MLDPTFNMDKKRTKEMLSLLVEKAPDIHFTFENRAELLDEEMVRLYGQLDCSLQLGMQSSDPVVLKAIDRAANMTAFENGVRMLVKEGVSFGLDVIIGLPGDTLEGFFHSLDYAISLKPNNIDLFLLSLLPGTTLADRADRLGLRHQEQNPYLLIESPTFPKEDIATALSVKTAVDLFYTKGQAYQWFPLLEEAGGMKAHQLMLDFATFLTTQHPEETDVYELQDRFVKKVLKRQGKTSLPSRPDLLHGTVPGHRVPAGNRRVPHCTVAVRPQRPDKAGTDAVVPVHQGSETTSVHAVHHQGAGRIGRIPGSLRLPLRSNWRTVTSV